The DNA region AAATTTGGTTCGCCTTCTCTAGAAAAACATCCACATTAGTCGCGGTACGCAATGTCGCGGTACCGACAATGCGGATGTTCTGTTTAGGAATGTCCTGCAAGCGTTCTGCAAATAGACTTAAGCAGTCCCATCCTCGCTGCATAGCTTCCGTACTAAGAGAATTATGTTCATCTAAGCCCGCTGCTAGACGAACTTTGCGCTTAATTTTAGCCATGGTTTGAACGCTGCCATCGATGTGACGCACAACGAGCATGTGAAAACTGTTCGACCCGAGGTCGATGGCGGCGTATAGCGGTGATGATCCTGCTTGACTCATAAACGACTTCAGTTTCCTATTATGATTGTTTTGGCGCTGATTGACGCGGCTGACGAGGACGGCGTCCTTGCGGCTTACGGTTACCAGAGCGAGTACCACCTGTATTGGTGCGGCGTTGCTGAGTACGAGGTGCACGCATACGAAGTGGAGCTGGTAATTCCTGAATCAATGCCGATGCATCGTAATCAGAAACTGGGATTGCATGCTCAATGTATTCTTCGATAGGTGGCAAGTTGATTGCGTAATCTTCACAAGCAAAGCTGATTGAGTGACCACTTGCACCTGCACGACCAGTACGACCGATACGGTGAACGTAATCTTCACAATCATCAGGTAAGTCGAAGTTAAATACGTGTGTTACTTGAGGAATATGTAGACCACGCGCCGCAACGTCGGTTGCTACGAGTAGGTCAACTTCACCGCGAGTGAATTGCTCAAGAATCTTTTCACGTTTCTTCTGTGGAACGTCGCCAGTCAATAGACCAACACGGTGTCCGTCTGCCGCTAGGTGACCCCAGATTGACTCACACTTGTGTTTGGTGTTTGCAAAAACGATCGCACGATCTGGCCATTCTTCTTCAATCAAAGTTTGAAGTAGTGCCATCTTATCTTCGTTAGAAGGGTAGAAAAGTTCTTCTTGGATGCGGTGACCTGTTTTTTGTTCAGGCTCAACCACAACATGCTCAGGGTTATGCATGTGCTCGAAGGCAAGTTCTTGTACACGGTAAGAAAGCGTTGCTGAGAAAAGCATGTTCAAACGCTCTTTTGGCTCAGGCATACGGCGGAACAAGAAACGGATGTCTTTAATAAAGCCGAGGTCAAACATGCGGTCTGCTTCATCCAAAACAACCGCTTGAATGTTGTTTAGGTTGAATACGCGCTGCTTGTAGAAATCAATAATACGACCTGTCGTACCGATCAGGATATCGACACCGTCTTGAAGCTTATTTAACTGCTTATCGTAGCTTTCGCCGCCGTAAGCCAGTGCTGCTTTAAGACCAGTACTTGCAATTAAAGGTTCAGCATCGTTGTAGATCTGAATCGCCAGCTCACGTGTTGGTGCCATGATGATTGCACGCGGTTGTGTTGGCTTGCGGCCTTCGTGTTCTGGTGTCGTCAGAAGGTGGTTGAAAGTTGCAGTAAGAAACGCGAGGGTCTTACCAGTGCCCGTTTGGGCCTGGCCTGCTATGTCTTGGCCGGTGAGCAGTACCGGCAACGCCAAGGCTTGGATAGGGGTACAAAACTCGAACCCTTTTTTTTCCAATCCTTCAATAACTTGGGGCTTTAAATCCAAATCGGCGAACTTTTGCTCTGTGATATGCGTCTTTTTCATGGCTATAGAATATCAGCTAAAGCTTGCAATACGAAAGTAAATACATTCCAATAGGGCATCTATTTACTGGTTATCATCCAACCAGTTTCGAAAAACACATTGGAGTGGAAGATGAGTGATAAGATTTTGCAGCTTACTGATGACGGTTTTGAAAACGACGTAATCAACGCTGCAGGCCCGGTTCTAGTGGATTTCTGGGCAGAATGGTGTGGTCCTTGTAAAATGATTGCTCCAATTCTGGACGAGATCGCTGATGAGTACGAAGGCAAACTCACTATCGGTAAACTAAATATTGACCATAATGCAGGTACACCACCTAAATTTGGCATTCGCGGCATTCCAACGCTACTGTTATTTAAAGACGGTAACGTAGCGGCAACGAAAGTTGGTGCTCTGTCTAAGACTCAATTAAAAGAGTTTTTGGACGCAAACCTATAATCACCAAGTGATTACAGACAAAACCGTGCAATGTAACAATGCGCGGTTTTGTTTTTCTAACTCTGGACTAGAATATTAATTAGTGCTAACTTATCGCGCGTTAATTGAACAAATTTCTCTTCTTGGTCGATCCTGAGACCAAATCCATCTTAACTAGAAAACAGATCTTATTTTGACTAAACAAGCATCCACCACCATGAATCTTACTGAACTGAAGAACAGACCAGTATCTGACCTTGTAAAGCTTGGCGAAAGCCTAGGTCTTGAGAACCTAGCTCGTCTAAGAAAACAAGACATCATCTTCGCTATTCTTAAAGCGCACGCGAAAGGCGGCGAAGACATCTTTGGCGATGGGGTTCTGGAGATTCTGCAAGACGGCTTTGGTTTCCTACGTAGCGCAGACAGCTCATACCTTGCTGGCCCTGATGATATCTACGTTTCACCAAGTCAGATTCGTCGTTTCAACCTACGTACTGGTGACTCAATTGCTGGTAAAATTCGTCCACCAAAAGATGGTGAACGTTACTTTGCCCTTCTGAAAGTCAACACCGTAAACGATGACAAACCAGATAACGCTCGTAACAAGATCCTATTCGAGAACTTAACGCCTCTACACGCGAACGAGCGTATGGTTATGGAGCGCGGTAACGGTTCTACAGAAGATATCACGGCACGTGTTTTAGATTTGGCATCACCAATCGGTAAAGGCCAACGTGGTTTGATTGTTGCTCCGCCTAAAGCGGGTAAAACAATGCTTCTGCAAAACATTGCTCAAAGCATCGCATACAACCACCCTGAGTGTGAGTTGATGGTACTTCTAATCGACGAACGTCCAGAAGAAGTAACAGAGATGCAGCGTCTAGTTAAAGGTGAAGTGGTTGCGTCAACGTTTGATGAGCCAGCTTCTCGCCACGTACAAGTAGCAGAAATGGTAATCGAGAAAGCAAAACGTCTTGTTGAACACAAGAAAGACGTGGTTATCTTGCTTGACTCTATTACTCGTCTAGCTCGTGCATACAACACCGTAGTGCCTTCATCAGGTAAAGTACTAACTGGTGGTGTGGATGCAAACGCACTACACCGTCCTAAGCGTTTCTTCGGTGCAGCTCGTAACGTAGAAGAAGGCGGCAGCTTAACTATCATCGCAACAGCGCTAGTCGATACTGGTTCTAAAATGGATGAAGTTATCTACGAAGAGTTCAAGGGTACAGGTAACATGGAACTGCACTTGAACCGTAAGATTGCTGAAAAGCGTGTATTCCCTGCGATTGACTTCAACCGTAGTGGTACTCGTCGTGAAGAGCTACTAACGAAGACAGACGAACTACAGAAGATGTGGATTCTGCGTAAGATTGTTCACCCAATGGGTGAAACTGACGCGATGGAGTTCCTAATCGATAAGCTAGCGATGACGAAGACAAACGACGAGTTCTTCGATGCAATGCGTCGCCAATAGTCTCAGATAAGTAATTCTGCGAAGGGCCACCGTATATCGGTGGCTCAGACTGCTGACAAAGGTCTAGCCATCAGGCTAGACCTTTGATCTAATAGGGGTATCGAAAAATGGATACTCCAATATGCTACAAGATCCTTCTCCTCAACAATACGAATTTGAAATGGTGACGATGGAGCAGTTAGTTCCTAAAGACCATTTAGTCCGCAAAATTGATAAAGCCATAGACTTCGAATTTATCCGGGACCAAGTCGCTCACCTCTATTGTCAAGATAACGGTCGACCACCTGTTGACCCTGTTCGACTTTTCAAAATCATTTTTATTGGCTACCTCTTCGGAATCAAAAGCGAGCGACAGCTCGTTAAAGAGATTGAAGTCAATGTAGCCTATCGTTGGTTCTTGCGCATGTCGTTAACGGAGAAGGTTATCCATGCTTCAACACTGAGCCAAAACCGTATTCGCCGCTTCAATAATACCGACGTATTCGAACGTATCTTTATCAACATCGTTGAGCAGGCTATGGCCAAAGGCTTGGTCGCTGGGCAGCAACTCTTTACCGACAGCACTCACCTCAAAGCAAACGCTAACAAAAATAAACACACCAATGAGGTCAGAGACGTTCGAGCCAGTGCTTACCTCGACATGCTTGATGAAGACGTTGCATTAGACCGAGAACGAGAAGGAAAGAAGTCGCTTAAGGCACGAGTATCCGAGCCTAAAACAAAGAATACGAAAGTCAGTACTACAGACCCAGAAAGTGGTTTTATGACGAGAGACAATAAACCACAAGGCTTCTTCTACCTTGACCATCGTACCGTCGATGGTCTGCATGGGATCATCGTCGACACTCATGCGACGGCAGGTAATATCAATGACTCTCAACCCTATATTGAACGACTGGACTACACGCTAGAGCAGTTCAATCTTAACCCTATAGCTGTTGGTCTCGATGCCGGCTATTTTACCGCTCCCGTGGCAGAGTCATTAGAGCGCCGAAATATCTTAGGTGTGTTCGGCTACCGTAGGCCATCAAGAACAAAGAACACGTTCAAGAAGAAGCACTTTATCTACCACAAAGAGAGTGACAGTTATCGATGTCCAAATGGGCAAACGCTTATCTACAAAACGACGTCACGAGATGCTTATAGAGAGTATCACTCAGACCCGAAAGAATGCGTGCTCTGCCCAATGCGAAATGACTGTACTCAAAGTAAAAACATGAAGAAAGTCATCACCAGACACATCTATACAGATGCAGTGGAGAGAGCGAACCAAATGCGGCTCTCTCCCTATGGGAAGAAGACGTATAGACGAAGAAGTGAGACGGTAGAAAGAAGCTTCGCTGATGCTAAGCAGCACCATGGGCACCGTTATGCCCGCTTCCGTGGGCTAAGCAAAGTGCAAATGCAGTGTTGGTTAGCTGCCGCAGCTCAAAACATCAAGAAGATAGCTCTAGTAATGAGTTATTTACAAAAAATGGGGTTCAATATGGCTCAAATAAGACAAATATTAGCTTCTAAATACTTGTTTAAGAGTTGGAACAGATTAAATCTGGTATAGCGAAAAATATCGCGATCGCGACCTACGGTCGCTTATAAAAAAGAACCCCACCGAAAAAGGTGGGGTTCGTCATCAATCTGGGCCACCGTATATCGGTGGCTTTTTTATTGCTTTCTCCCGATAGAAGCAGCAGAATGAAGAAAATGTTATCGGGAGGTTAACATGCAACAAGGAATGTTGTCGTCATTACTCCTGAGCTTGTCACTTATCACATTACCCGCAACGTTATCTGCGAAGGAAATGCAGGAAACCGTGGTAGAGCAGTGGCTTCAGGATACCCACATACAGACCAAAGTATCTGAATTGCTCGATTATGCAGTCAGAGACGAGGTCGACTCGCTTAAATTCGCTCTCGACCGACTTGCTTTCCCTCAACAAGAAGTCGTCCGTTTTCTTTTGCTCGAAAAGCTTGAGCAACAAGAAATCATCCTTACGCCAAGAATGGCCATTTTTGTCGAATCCCAAATCAGTATTACGCCAACCTATCAAGTGCTTGAGCGTGGTGATGGTTATGAGTTCAGTATACCCGCATTTAACTTTCCTGCGGTGGCAAGCCGTTTGATCAAACGCTGGAAGCAAGACCAAAGCACGTTGGAGTTTGTATTGGAAGCAGAGCGCCAAGAACTCAACCTTAAAGATTGGCTTACCGGTACATCGCAGCAAATACAAGCTCGAGAGGCATTGTTGATCCGCGAATTAGACAGCTTATCTCCAGATGCACTTGAGGCAATCACTAAACAGTTAACTCATGCAAACGTTACTAGCTGGTTACCTTCTACAGCTGTTGTCGTACGTTTAGCACAAGTGAGTCAAAATGAGGCGATGTATGATCTGTTGTGGCGAATGCGTGCTGATTACAACAGCCAAACTGAGCTTACAAGGTTAGCGGAAGTCGGTGATGCATTCTCTTTGCAGCAATTGATGAGCTCTACTGTTAATCCAACTTTAAAACCCTATGCAATTGAGCTTCTGACGAGATCCAATCCTCTGACTTCAGACGTAAAACAGTTTCTGATCGCTAAAATGGCGCTTTCTGAGGAAGCTACTTTAGTGGCCAGAGAGCTAGCGAAACAAGGGCATCAATCTTGGCTGGAAGAGTTAGTGTCAAACAATCGCCAAGTCAAAGCTCGGCAGATTGAAAAGTTCTTGGAATAACTGTTCCTGAATTAAGCGTTCTTCAAGGCTCGATTCTTGTCGCTGCTTAGCTCACATACCCACACAAAATAGGAGGATCTTAGCGTCCTCCTATTTGTTATACTGCGAATAATTTAATCAGCCAGCATGAAGGCCTATGAGTTTTAAGGATTTACGCGAATTTATCGACCACCTAGAACAGAAAGGTCGACTTAAACGCATCACTCACCCCGTCGATCCCGCTTACGAAATGACAGAAATAAGTGACCGCACCTTGCGTGCTGGTGGCCCTGCACTGTTGTTTGAGAACCCAATTGGCTACGACGTACCTGTTTTGACGAACCTATTTGGTACGCCAGAACGTGTCGCAATCGGCATGGGGCGCGAAGACGTTAAAGAATTAAGAGAAGTTGGTAAGCTGCTGGCTTATTTAAAAGAACCTGAGCCACCAAAAGGCTTTAAAGACGCCTTAGAAAAACTGCCAGTGTTCAAGCAAGTGTTGAACATGCCAGCCAAGCGTCTACGTAAAGCGCCGTGCCAAGACATTGTATGGCAAGGTGATGAAGTCGATTTGGATAAAATCCCAGTGATGAGCTGCTGGGCAGAAGACGTTGCGCCACTGCTTACGTGGGGTTTAACCGTGACTAAAGGTCCAAATAAGAAACGTCAGAACCTAGGTATTTATCGCCAGCAGAAAATTGCCAAGAACAAAATTATCATGCGTTGGCTAGCTCACCGCGGCGGTGCGCTTGATCTGCGAGATTGGATGGAAACCAATCCAGGGAAATCTTTTCCTGTTTCGGTCGCTTTTGGTGCAGACCCTGCGACCATTCTTGGCGCAGTAACACCAGTGCCAGATACGCTATCGGAATATGCATTTGCAGGTTTACTGCGCGGCAGCAAAACTGAAGTCGTGAAGTCAATCAGTAATGATTTGGAAGTGCCAGCGAGTGCGGAAATCGTTATGGAAGGTTATATCGACCCGAACGAGTTTGCCGATGAAGGCCCTTACGGTGACCACACTGGCTACTATAACGAAAAAGAAAAGCACCACGTATTTACCATTACGCACATTACTATGCGTAAGGACCCAATTTATCACAGTACTTATACCGGTCGTCCGCCAGATGAACCGGCTGTATTGGGTGTGGCATTAAACGAAGTGTTTGTGCCTATTTTGCAAAAACAGTTCCCAGAGATTGAAGACTTCTATCTACCACCGGAAGGTTGTTCGTACCGAATGGCAGTCGTCACTATGAAGAAGCAGTACCCAGGACATGCCAAGCGCGTAATGATGGGAGTGTGGTCTTTCTTGCGTCAATTCATGTACACCAAGTTTGTTATTGTGTGCGATGAATCGGTAAATGCGCGAGATTGGAATGATGTCGTGAAAGCCATGTCAGAGCATATGGACCCTGTACGTGATACCTTGATGATAGATAACACGCCAATTGACTCACTCGACTTTGCTTCACCCGTGGTTGGGCTTGGCTCCAAGATGGGTTTAGATGCGACCATTAAATGGGATGCTGAACTGGCAACACGAACCAAGGTCACCGAGCGAGATAATAAAGCGATTACCCAATCTGATCTGGATGCGTTGAAACAGCAACGTCCTGACATTGTCGATATCTATCTACCGGCAACGGCAAATAACCAATTTGCTGTCGTGACAATGAAGAAAGACCAAGCCGGTCAATCTCAAGCATTGATGGAATACTTGTGGGACTTCTTTGCTCAGTACACGGA from Vibrio hyugaensis includes:
- the ubiD gene encoding 4-hydroxy-3-polyprenylbenzoate decarboxylase codes for the protein MSFKDLREFIDHLEQKGRLKRITHPVDPAYEMTEISDRTLRAGGPALLFENPIGYDVPVLTNLFGTPERVAIGMGREDVKELREVGKLLAYLKEPEPPKGFKDALEKLPVFKQVLNMPAKRLRKAPCQDIVWQGDEVDLDKIPVMSCWAEDVAPLLTWGLTVTKGPNKKRQNLGIYRQQKIAKNKIIMRWLAHRGGALDLRDWMETNPGKSFPVSVAFGADPATILGAVTPVPDTLSEYAFAGLLRGSKTEVVKSISNDLEVPASAEIVMEGYIDPNEFADEGPYGDHTGYYNEKEKHHVFTITHITMRKDPIYHSTYTGRPPDEPAVLGVALNEVFVPILQKQFPEIEDFYLPPEGCSYRMAVVTMKKQYPGHAKRVMMGVWSFLRQFMYTKFVIVCDESVNARDWNDVVKAMSEHMDPVRDTLMIDNTPIDSLDFASPVVGLGSKMGLDATIKWDAELATRTKVTERDNKAITQSDLDALKQQRPDIVDIYLPATANNQFAVVTMKKDQAGQSQALMEYLWDFFAQYTDNKFIILCDDDVNAQDWNDIIWAVTTRMDPDRDTTQVRGKVGSSSKLGLDATNKFESEATREWGSPIKKDPKLVAKVDEIWDQLGIL
- the trxA gene encoding thioredoxin TrxA, whose translation is MSDKILQLTDDGFENDVINAAGPVLVDFWAEWCGPCKMIAPILDEIADEYEGKLTIGKLNIDHNAGTPPKFGIRGIPTLLLFKDGNVAATKVGALSKTQLKEFLDANL
- the rho gene encoding transcription termination factor Rho — translated: MNLTELKNRPVSDLVKLGESLGLENLARLRKQDIIFAILKAHAKGGEDIFGDGVLEILQDGFGFLRSADSSYLAGPDDIYVSPSQIRRFNLRTGDSIAGKIRPPKDGERYFALLKVNTVNDDKPDNARNKILFENLTPLHANERMVMERGNGSTEDITARVLDLASPIGKGQRGLIVAPPKAGKTMLLQNIAQSIAYNHPECELMVLLIDERPEEVTEMQRLVKGEVVASTFDEPASRHVQVAEMVIEKAKRLVEHKKDVVILLDSITRLARAYNTVVPSSGKVLTGGVDANALHRPKRFFGAARNVEEGGSLTIIATALVDTGSKMDEVIYEEFKGTGNMELHLNRKIAEKRVFPAIDFNRSGTRREELLTKTDELQKMWILRKIVHPMGETDAMEFLIDKLAMTKTNDEFFDAMRRQ
- a CDS encoding IS1182 family transposase, whose amino-acid sequence is MLQDPSPQQYEFEMVTMEQLVPKDHLVRKIDKAIDFEFIRDQVAHLYCQDNGRPPVDPVRLFKIIFIGYLFGIKSERQLVKEIEVNVAYRWFLRMSLTEKVIHASTLSQNRIRRFNNTDVFERIFINIVEQAMAKGLVAGQQLFTDSTHLKANANKNKHTNEVRDVRASAYLDMLDEDVALDREREGKKSLKARVSEPKTKNTKVSTTDPESGFMTRDNKPQGFFYLDHRTVDGLHGIIVDTHATAGNINDSQPYIERLDYTLEQFNLNPIAVGLDAGYFTAPVAESLERRNILGVFGYRRPSRTKNTFKKKHFIYHKESDSYRCPNGQTLIYKTTSRDAYREYHSDPKECVLCPMRNDCTQSKNMKKVITRHIYTDAVERANQMRLSPYGKKTYRRRSETVERSFADAKQHHGHRYARFRGLSKVQMQCWLAAAAQNIKKIALVMSYLQKMGFNMAQIRQILASKYLFKSWNRLNLV
- the rhlB gene encoding ATP-dependent RNA helicase RhlB — translated: MKKTHITEQKFADLDLKPQVIEGLEKKGFEFCTPIQALALPVLLTGQDIAGQAQTGTGKTLAFLTATFNHLLTTPEHEGRKPTQPRAIIMAPTRELAIQIYNDAEPLIASTGLKAALAYGGESYDKQLNKLQDGVDILIGTTGRIIDFYKQRVFNLNNIQAVVLDEADRMFDLGFIKDIRFLFRRMPEPKERLNMLFSATLSYRVQELAFEHMHNPEHVVVEPEQKTGHRIQEELFYPSNEDKMALLQTLIEEEWPDRAIVFANTKHKCESIWGHLAADGHRVGLLTGDVPQKKREKILEQFTRGEVDLLVATDVAARGLHIPQVTHVFNFDLPDDCEDYVHRIGRTGRAGASGHSISFACEDYAINLPPIEEYIEHAIPVSDYDASALIQELPAPLRMRAPRTQQRRTNTGGTRSGNRKPQGRRPRQPRQSAPKQS